The sequence below is a genomic window from Oncorhynchus nerka isolate Pitt River linkage group LG7, Oner_Uvic_2.0, whole genome shotgun sequence.
gtcTGTACATGTGCTCTGTGACACAGTCAGTGTTAAAATCGGAATGCAGCCCACATTCAGCTAGAGGGCAGATTTAAGCGAGGGCCATTAAAATGTAGGTTGCTACCCAGTCAGTCACGCACTGCACGTACCCTCATCTTCCTTTACTCATGTGGCGCCCTCCAATCTGCAGAGAGAAATGAGATGCAGGGTAGGCTAAAACTGAGATAGACAATGCTTTATCAATATGAATCCTCACAGAGGGAGTTGATGAGAGGGGGATTCATCAGAGAGAAATATATGAGCAGAgattaaaggggcagtgcagtcaaaatcattttgtgtgttttatatatatttccacactgaggttggaataatactgtgaaattgtgaaaatgattatccttttagtgtaagagcttttGAAGAGGCCGGCTGACATTTCAGCTCGTTTGCTGGGTGGGTTTTCTGGACCGCCTGGAGACATCAGGAGGTAGAAGTTAATAGATCAATAACAAAGAGACTTTcccctctctgccaataacagctagttttcaggttaCATATCCCTCCCATTAGGCTCCTCCAATTAGGACCCTCACTCAGGCCACTCCCATACAGTCCTAGCaatattcttgcttgagaaatagcTTTTTGCCAAGAagctattatttatttatttttgaccattttaattgaaaacaatcacagtatggTATTTAATTGTTACACAGAAATGACTTGATATTCAGATAAAATTGTCTGTATTGGACCTGTCTTGGGGATAGGGGGAGATACATAAAGGGGTTGTTAGATAAGAATAATCCAAAAGCCTGAAACGTATTAAAATTTAAACAATTAAAATGTATATCAATGAAATGTGGTCAACTCCACTCTGAGGCGTGAATTGTTTGCGGAATTCAACCAGAATATTTACATACACATTATCAATATCTCAGAGGGTCCGAGTAAAGGAATGAATTTGTAATTTTCCTACCTACTCTATTCACTAGTAGTAACAACACACTAAGCAAAATCATGAcagaacagactggtaatgtgtGTGCGCACGCGTATAGCTGGGTGAGTGGGTGTGCATATATTTACCTTTAGGCCCAATTGACCTATTCATCCAGACAGGTCAGTGGAAAATACCCCCAAGTACAAAAATGTCTTTAAAATGGTAATGAACTCACACATTAAGTTGGCTCCTGCGCCATCTAGTGACTGAGATGAACAATAAGACataggtctaacatgttgtatgAGGTTCAAAAGAGTACAATAAAATAAACCTGCTTTATACTCATGTGTTTCTTTTCCCACTTCAATGACACCTTCAACTCAACAACGGCCATcaaaacaacaaacacaataTGTGAAACACCTTCTACAACTCAGAATGACAACCAGCTGGACCCAGATGAGCTGGAGCTTCTGGATAATGCCGTCCATCTTCCTAGCCCCCATCACCTGAGGAACGGGGCCTCCGTGCTCGATGCAGAACCAGGGGTCATGGGTGGGTTGGGAGGCCGTGGGTGGGGTCACCGTGACTCTCCTAGCCTGCTCCACACGGTGCTGAGTAACAGCCAGGAGCTGGACAGCGGGGTTGGCCGTACGGACGAGAGCACCCGCAACGAGGAGTCCTCAGAACATGACCTGCTGGGAGACGACCAGACCAGCGCCCCCACCACCAACGCCACCAACACCCCCGGCAGCATGCGCAGGTTCCACTCTGGCCAGGGGACAGGGACACCCCACCCCTGCTCCATGGTCACTCCACAGAGTTCCACTTCAGCACAGACTCTCTGCTGGGGCTGGACTGtctgggtggtggaggaggaggggggggtgtTGACCTGGCAGGGGAGAGGGTCTACACAGCTGACCCAGTGAGGATGATGCCTGGACTGACGGAGGAAGAGTGCGATAGGTACAGGGAGCTCCTGGAGATCAAGTGCTACTATGAGAAGAACAGCAACACTCTTCTGCTGCTGGGGGAGCATGGGGGTCACGGGCAGGGGGGCATTCCTCTGGATGTGAACAGGAATGAGAACCTGATGCAGCATGAGATGGCCCTCCTGGAAGAGGAGCTACGCCATCTGGAATTCAAGTGTCGTAACATCCTGAGGGCCCAGAAGATGCAGCAGCTCCGGGAGCGCTGCCTGAAGGCATGGcccctggaggaggaggaggaggagagcggagCCGGAGGTGGGGCCGGGGCTGGGCGGGTGGCTCTTCTGGTTCTCGAGGAGTCCTGTATCCATGAGCTGTCAGACATTAATGAGCTCCCCGAGAGGGAGCGCTCTGACAAGGACAGCACCAGCGCCTACAATACAGGAGGGGGGAGCTGCAGGACCACTCCTCTGGTCACTGAACagtacccctccctctctgcacatGGCCGCAGCAGCCTGGAGGGGGGAGACTCAGCCTCTTTGCAGTGTCGGACCCCCAGCCgacacagggagaggggaggcaggagggaggagagggggcaggcTAACCTGAACCAGCCCTACTCCCCTAACTCACACAGAAGGGGAGCGGAAGCCAAGACCTCCAGCCCGGGAGGCGCCAAGTTCAGATCTCTATCCCGCGACGGGGAGGCCAGGAGGGGGTCGGACGGAGGTGCGGGACGCCCCAAAACCAacgggacagtagaggggaggggaagaggacgtAGTGCTGAGAACAGCCCTTATCTGTCCCGCCGCCACTCTGGCCCCAGAATCCCCCAGCGCTACCAGAGCTGCATGCAGCTGAGGTCCCCCTGTACCTCCGAGGGCCTGGAGCGACCCAGGGAGGGCAGCGACAGTCCCATGAGTCTGGGGAGCACATGCAAGAACATGCCCTCctcacccatcctccctcccctcccgccGCCAGCCTCACCACGTATGGAGTGGAAGGTCAAAGTAAGAAGCGACGGCTCCCGCTATGTTGCCAAGCGTCCCGTTAGGGACCGCCTCCTGAAGGCCCGGGCCATGAAGATCCGAGAAGAGCGCAGTGGCATGACCACGGACGACGATGCCGTCAGCGAGATGAAGATGGGCCGCTATTGGTCAAAAGAGGAAAGGAAGCAGCAGTTGCTGAGGGCCAGGGAGCAGCGCAGACGCAGGGAGTTTATGATGCAGAGCCGGCTGGACTTCCTGAGGGAGTCGCATGGCGTTGGACAACACGGGGCTACACAGGGACAGGAGCCCACTACCATCCTGGAGCTGAGCCACAGGAGGAGCCAGAAGAAACGGAGCCGTAGGATCCTAGATAACTGGATCACCATCCAGGAACTACTGGCTCACGGGACCAGGTCACCTGACGGGAAGAAGGTCTACAACcctctgctgtcagtcaccactgTTTAATgtagaggggagaggtgatgggtatagaggacagagaaaggaagACCGAGAGGACGAGAAGAGTGGAGAAGTAGTTTGTGGAGGGGTTGATTTAGAGGAAAATAAATCCACCTCAATCTTGTATGTCACTGCCATAGAGGAATCATCTttatatctgtgccattatagggTCTGTGACAGCCTGGGCAGCTCCATTGAGGCTATAACCCATAGGAATcaccacccagttgactactttataGCGGAAGCCTTCAATGGTAATATCCACGCTTAAACAGGTATATCCACTGAGTTTTTGTTATCTCTATGGTCACTGCACataggagagggagaacgggtgAGATCGCACCACGTGCTGCATAGTCACCACAGCGAGGAGAGGAAGAAAAGAATGGTGGCATGTGGAAGAACAGAACATAATTAAGCAATAGGCCCGAGGTGGtgtggtacatggccaatataccacagctaagggctgttcctaTGCGAGATGCATCCTGgcgtgcctggacacagcccctAGTGGTATATTGGGCATATGCCACAAGCACtctaggtgccttattgctatttttaactggttaccaacgtaattagagcagtaaatagTATTTTtctcatacccatggtatacggtctgatataccacagctttcagccaatcagcattcaggactcgaACCACCTACTTTATAATTACCAATATTGCAACCTGTCATTTCTGCCTGAGAGAAAAGGATAAACATAGGGAGGCAAGACAAGTAAAAAGAAAGCTCTGGTGAAATAAACCAACCTGTAGTTATTGACCATGCTTATAAGGACAGTGCCTTGTATGCCAACTAATATGCTTGTGAACGGCATTTACAAAGCACATTGGCAAAGAATAGAGCCTGGGCCTTATTGACTAACGACTGAAATGGACATTACGGTATGATCTGACAAGCATGCGTTTTCATAGGAATAAATTGAGAAGCACAGTGAGAAAAAAGGCACACCAAATGCCACAGCACACGACAACTACATATCTGGTGGTGGAGACGTGAGGAAATGTTCTGGAGTCTTCTGATGACTGGTACGATCCTATGGAGTTACTTACTCATACAGTATGACAGAACAATGAGGAGTGGTAAGTGGTTCTTTGACATTTAGTTACTTGCATGTTGACTATAAATGTAAAAAGGAACAACTTAAAATAGACTTTAGAAAGTTCAAAAATCTTAGTGTGAAATTGTGGACGTGATAATGTGACATGTTCTTCACTTGTTCAATTCTTAGACTAGAAAACTGTGTGGCCCTGTTTGTTCAGTATACTGTGATGTCTAGTCCATAAGCGTTTTACAATAAAAGCTTTTCTATATAAGATTTAAGTGATTTTATCCTTTGAATATTTTGCATTGTTTGTCACACTGCAATACAGTAACACACTCAAAATGATCTCAAGGGAGATGCAAGGAGCTCAGGACCACCACGACTCTACCCTGGTGGTTTAACTTGACGTTCATGCAACACAAAGGGTGTACTGATCCATTCAGCAGCAGAAATATTTTTCAATATGCTGTCAAATAATTGAATAGAAAGGACAAGAGGGACAGGAGTCAAGATT
It includes:
- the LOC115132333 gene encoding LOW QUALITY PROTEIN: PDZ domain-containing protein 4-like (The sequence of the model RefSeq protein was modified relative to this genomic sequence to represent the inferred CDS: inserted 1 base in 1 codon): MGCNMCMIQKPEEQYRVMFQKGQISNMLCSLDGEGRLKVNGKELSRLSGDTTLNVKDPLLSHVLRRGTRRRAGHAGRLAGLDGTVAVTGGLTDCVDSGTQTDISFQHILTLGRTAHNPCGAPPPHPSPSPPLPPILEPYLLNELLLEPEYYESNNYFDIPQQEGDLRQDELEYEEVELYKSRQQDKLGLTVCYRTDDEEDLGIYVGEVNPNSIAAMDGRIREGDRILQINGVDIQNREEAVAILTREDSTNISLLLARPEIENDNQLDPDELELLDNAVHLPSPHHLRNGASVLDAEPGVMGGLGGRGWGHRDSPSLLHTVLSNSQELDSGVGRTDESTRNEESSEHDLLGDDQTSAPTTNATNTPGSMRRFHSGXGDRDTPPLLHGHSTEFHFSTDSLLGLDCLGGGGGGGGVDLAGERVYTADPVRMMPGLTEEECDRYRELLEIKCYYEKNSNTLLLLGEHGGHGQGGIPLDVNRNENLMQHEMALLEEELRHLEFKCRNILRAQKMQQLRERCLKAWPLEEEEEESGAGGGAGAGRVALLVLEESCIHELSDINELPERERSDKDSTSAYNTGGGSCRTTPLVTEQYPSLSAHGRSSLEGGDSASLQCRTPSRHRERGGRREERGQANLNQPYSPNSHRRGAEAKTSSPGGAKFRSLSRDGEARRGSDGGAGRPKTNGTVEGRGRGRSAENSPYLSRRHSGPRIPQRYQSCMQLRSPCTSEGLERPREGSDSPMSLGSTCKNMPSSPILPPLPPPASPRMEWKVKVRSDGSRYVAKRPVRDRLLKARAMKIREERSGMTTDDDAVSEMKMGRYWSKEERKQQLLRAREQRRRREFMMQSRLDFLRESHGVGQHGATQGQEPTTILELSHRRSQKKRSRRILDNWITIQELLAHGTRSPDGKKVYNPLLSVTTV